The Rhizobium leguminosarum region CCTTCTCATGAGCCTGGCGCGCCTCAGGGAGCGGATAGGTGCTGTCAATGACAGTCCGGATCGTGCCATCATCGAGCAGGCGCCCGATTTGTTCCAGCTGCGCGCCGTTGGAGCGAACCTGGGTCGTCGACACAGTCATGCCCCGTGCCGCCGCCTCGTCCGCGCCGGCGAATCCAAGGGGGAAAATCGGAAACAGCGAACCGCCACGCTTTAGCGTGCGAAGGAAACGCTCTGTCTCCGGGCCACCGACGGCATCGATGACAAGGTCGAGATCGCGAACCACGCCCTCTGGAGCCTGCTTTCCATAATCGATGATCTCGTCAGCGCCGAGGTCACGCAGAAGAGTTTCGTTCTTGCCGGAAGCGACAGCGATGACATGAGCACCCTTCCACTTGGCCAGTTGCACCGCGAGATGACCCACGCCTCCGGCTGCACCGTTTACCATCACTGTCTTGCCAGCCAGCGGCACCGGCTCATGGCGGTTCGGCTGTAGCGGATTGGGTTCGTTGTGGCCAAGTTCGATCAAGAACTGCCACGCGGTGAGCAGCGACATCGGTGCCGCCGCAGCCGACACGTGATCGATGCCGGACGGCTTGCGAGCCAGTTCGGACGCGGGCACGCTCACATATTCCGCATAGCCCCGGCTCTCCCCTGCCAGACCGCTCGGAAACCGCACCATGGAATAGACTTCGTCGCCGATCGAAAACTTCCCGACATCTTCGGCGATGGCGTGGACCACGCCGGAAATGTCCGTGCCTGGAACGACAGGAAACGAGACCTTCGGCTGCCACTCCTGCGGAAGCATCTTGTAGCCCTCGCGCAAGTACCAGTCGGGCGGATTGAGGCCGATCGCATGGACCCGGACGAGGACCTCGCCAGCCGTGAGCGCCGGTCGCGGCGCCTCTTCGTACCGAAGCACCTCGGGGCCCCCGAACTCATGAAACCGTACTGCTTTCATAACCTGGCTCACGACAATCTCCATCGATGCATTCCTCTCAGACCGTTATACCCACTCGATTGCCCGTTGATAATGTTGGTGACTTTCGCTTTAATAATGCCATGAAGGAACAAATAGCGCTGGAACGCTTGACCGGTTTGATTGCGTTCGCACGCGCAGGATCGATGGGAAGCTATACGGCTGCCGCACATTCCCTGGCCATCTCGCCCTCGGCCGTCAGCAAAAGCATTCAACGGCTCGAACAGCGGCTGGGTGTGTCCCTCTTCACCCGCACGACACGATCACTCACCCTTACGCCGGAAGGCCGCGAGCTTCACGACCGCGCGCTCAAGCTGCTCCAGGACGCTGAAGCCATCGAACAGACGGCTATGGCAGCGCGGTCGGAGCCCTCCGGGACCCTGCGGGTCGCTGCGTCGCTGCTCATCGGCGTGCATGTGATAGCGCCGGCACTGCCGGCCTTTCGAGCCCTCTACCCCAAGGTGAGCGTCGATCTGCGGCTCAGCGACCAATATCTCGACATGATCGAACAAGGCATAGACGTCGCCGTGCGTATCGGTGATCCCGCGGACTCGCGGTTGTTGTCGCGCAGGCTGGCGCCATACCGGCTGTGCGCCTTCGCTTCCCCTGCCTATCTGGCGGCTCGTGGAATCCCAACGCACCCGGAGGAACTGGAGGGACACGAAACCGTCAGCCTGCGCTACCAGAGCACGGGCCAGACTTTTCGATGGCCTTTCAAGATAGGCGATAGAACCATTGAAATCCTCCCGCGGTCCAAGCTGATCGTCGACGCGAGCGATGCGCTGGTAGAGATGCTTGCCGCGGGTGGCGGCATTGGCGTTGCCGCGACCTTCGTGACGGCGCCGCACGTGGCGCGCGGAGATCTGGTTCCGGTCCTATCCGAATTTGCCGTCGAGCGGCACAACATCACTGCGCTCTGGCCCGAGAGCCGCAAGACAAATCCAGCCGTGCGCGCTTTCATTGCTCGGCTGCAGGATGTGTTCCGAGAGCGAATGAATGCTGCGTCGACGCCTTAACGTGTTGAGCTAACAGGCAGAAATATGATTTGCGTCATCACCTTCTCCAGATCGTTCTCGCGTGCGAGATTAGCGCCGGCACGATTGAGGATCTCCAAAGCCCGGGTGCGCTCCCGAAGGGCGATCTCGATTTGCCGCTGCTCGGTGCGATCTCTCAGGATCTTCACGAACCCGACCAACTCTTGCCCGTCACCGAAGAGCGGCGTCGTCTCTCCGACGGCCCAGATCCGTCCCCATCTTTTCGCATCCGCCAGCCTTCACCTCCTCCTTTGCCGTTCAGGCGAGCATCGGCGAGCGCAGCTGCCAGCAAATCGAGGGCGCCCTCGTCACTTGGGAAGATTTAGATCAGCGTCTTTCCGAGCATCTCCTCCTGCGACCATCCGAGCAGCCTTTCGGCACCTTTGCTCCAGCTGGTGATATTGCCTTCAGCGTCGAGGGTTATGATCCCGGTATCGATGGCGCTGTTGAGGATTTGTTGAAGGCGTTCGGCGGGAAAATTGATTGGGGATTTCATCGTGCCTCGTGGCTGACCTGCATTGCAGGCAGAACTACCACAACGCAAAAGCCTCGGAAGAGTTCATGCGAGAGGGTGTCCGATGGTCCGACCACGCCACGCGCCGCAAAGGGGAACGCTGATAGAATTCGCATGGATATTGAGATCGCGGCCGGGATCGCCTTATGGCCTCGCGCTCGGTGAACCACTCTGGCTGAATCGGACGGCGCAGGAACAGTGCTGCCTGAACAGATGCTAATCTGCCGTACCGTGGTTTTGCGGCGTAACGCGCGATAACGGACCACTCACGCTGCACTGAAAGCCATCTGGGGCAAAGGAGATGTCGGGAAGCGATCCGAACAAGGACCCCAAAGCTGATCGAACATATCTGGTGCCATAGCCTTGCCGCGTCGGTTCACGCACCGGCGGACCGCCCGCTTCGATCCAGTTCAAGTACAAATTGGGGCCGCCCGCTTCCGCGATCGTCCAGACGATTTCGACCGTCCCGTCGGGCTCGGACAATGCGCCATATTTGATGGCATTCGTTATGAGTTCGTGCAAACACAGTGCTATCGTGGTTCCGGCCTCGCGGCTGACCGTGATCTCCGGGCCGCTGACGTTGATGCGGCTCATGCCATCACCGTTGTACGGAGAAACCGTCAGGCCGACGACGTCGTACAGCGAGACCTCCTCTCCGCCGGCCTCGAAGACAGCAGTATGGACATTGGAAAGCGCCTGAAGACGGCTTGTGAAATCGTCGGCCAAGTCATCGATAGATGCAGCGCCGCGCCTGGTCATCCGGAAGATCGAGCTGACACTCGCCAGGATGTTCTTTACCCGATGATTAAGCTCCAGACGCAGCTCTCGCTCCCGTTCGATGGAATCGCGAACCTGGCGCTGGCGCAGTCGCACCAGCATATTCGACTGGATCGCGTTCACGAATTCCAACGGTGCGATCGGACGCGTATGGAACAGTAGGCGAGCATCCGGCCAGGAAGCCTGCAGTCGGGTGCGTATTCTCGCGACAGGCGCAGAACGCTCCAACAATACGAAGATTGGAACTTCAGACCAGCCAGCCTGCTCCGCGAGATGTTCGGCGATTTTGTCTACGACCTCGGAACTGAGCGCCTCGTGGGTGATAACGATGATCCCGGGTGACAAGGAAAGATGCTGGACCAGATCCTCGTCCGCCTTGACTGCTTTGACCTCAACCGCCTGCTCATGAAGGGACGCTGCTATATACTCGGCATCCTTGCGAAAAGGAGCGAGGACGAGAACCCAGTCCAGTTCGCTTTCGGGCGTAACGATGTTCATTTCGGATCAGGCAAGGGATTGTAGGCCACAACACTCACGCTGCCGCTCTCGATCAGCAGCTCGCGGACGTTGAGATCGTGCGGTCCATGACGCTCTTGACCACCGTGATGTTTCGGCGCAGGCGGCCTTCGTGCTCAACGATCCGAAGCAGGAGGACGGTGTCGCCGAGAAAGCTGACATCGACGTCGATCCCGACATTTTGGCCGAGCAGGCCGTGTTGCGCGACGATGAGCATGGTCAGGACACCGGACCTGGCGAGGTATTTCAGGAGCGATTGGATGTCGCGAACGGCTTTCTCCCGATGCGGCAGAGAGTTGAGGTAACCGGTCAAACTGTCGATCACCACGACCCGCGACTTGTTTTGGGTGACCGCCTCTTGAACGATCTGCCCAAATTCACCGGGCGAAATCTCGTTCGGGTTAAAATCCCGCAGGACCAGCTTACCATCCTTGTGGAATTGCCGCAGTTCCATGCCCAAACCTTCGGAGCGGCGGAAGAACGTCTCCAATCGCTCCTCAAACAGAAACAGCGCGACATTCTCGCCTCGTTCCAGCGCCGCCGTCGCGTAGAGGGACGACATGGTCGATTTGCCGGTGCCTGACTGGCCGATTACCAGTGTGGTAGTTCCGGCCTCCTGACCACCACCGAACATCTCGTCGAGTTCGGCCACGCCAGACTTGATCAGTTGTGGCTTGGCGATTTCTGGCGCTGTGCTCGGTGTGATACGAGGGAAGACGACGACGCCCTCACCTTCACGTATCGCCATATCGTGGTAGCCGTCAGCCACAGGCACGCTACGCATCTTGGAGACCTCGATGCGGCGGCGTATGCCGCCATATTCTTCCAGTGATTTGTCGAAGCGAATGACACCGTGCGCCAGCCCCTCGACCTCCTCACCGCTGCGGTCGTTGCCGGCTGTCTGCGTATCCAACAACAGCGCCACGACATCCTGTTTCGCCAGGAAGGACTTGAAGCCGATCAACTCGCGACGGAACCGCGGCGAGTCACCGGTGATCAAGCGGATCTCAAGAAGTGAGTCGTAGACGAGGCGGCGAGGCTTATGTTTTTCAATCGCGACTTCGATGGCTTTCCTGGTCTCGTCCAGCCGGAGATCAGTGGTCAAGAATATGCTCTGGTCGTCGGCCTCGTTGACCGCGCCGGATGTGGACAGCTCTTCGACGCGGATCCCGTCGAGCGTCCAACCGTGCGACACGGCAATGGCTTCGAGTTCCGCAGCTGTCTGCGAAAGCGTCACGTAAATGCAGCTTTCGCCCGCCTCGACGCCGGCGCGCAGGAATTGCAGCGCGGCCGTTGTCTTGCCCGATCCCGGCGCGCCCTGCAGCATATAAAGATTGGATGCCGGCAGGCCACCGCGTAGGATTTCGTCAAGTCCACCAATCCCGGTGCTGACGATCGAGGTCCTTTTCCGTTTTGTCATATTCGTCTTTCGCTAGGATTGTGTTGCGCAAATGGGACCGATGGCGCGCATCGTCTGGGAAGGGACGCAATTGCTGTTATATTTCTGTTTCTCAAAACATCAACAGCAGTGGATGGCCCAACCGACCCGCATTCGCTCACCTTCCAAACGCAGCCGCGGCGCTGTGCAAGCCATGTGACGGGTTGTTCAGACCTATCTACGCATGGCCTGCAGCAATTCAGCGGCCTGTTAAGTCGGGCTGCCGCTCGACGTTGAGAAAAATGTGCCTCGACTTCATCATCCGAGACGTCCGCTCGAGTATCGTTCAGCGCTTCAAGTACCTTGGTGCGAAACCAGGCGTCATGGGCCTCACTGCCTGAAAGAAGCTCCAGCGGCAGCGCACCCTCGTTGGCGGTCCGGGTTAGTAAGATACGAACCGCGTCCGATACCGTAAGCCCCATATTTCCAAGCACTGCGGCGGGGGATAACGCTATTTTATGGAACTCGTAGCAACGGCTTCGCTGCAGGCAAGCCAATCGACATCGCAATCGACTGCTCACAGCGGTCTGTGCACTCTCAGTCAAAACTAACTGCAGACGTGGACACGACACCTCCGGCGCTTTCGGCCATGATATTCCTCAAGGTGAGAGGAGAGATCATGCGCTTCAAGAACAAGACGGCCTTGATTACGGGCGGGGGAACGGGAATCGGTGCGGCGGTCGCCCGCCGGATTCGATTGGAAGGTGGGAATGTCACGCTCGTGGGGCGACGTCCCGATCCACTCCACGCAGTTGCCGAAGAGATCGGAGCCACGGTCGTTGTCGCCGATGCAGCCGACGGCGCCAGCATGAAGTCTGCCGCCCTAGCCGTTGCCGCGCAGTTCGGCAGCCTGGATATTCTCGTGGCCAATGCCGGCGGCCATGGTGTCGGCCCTACTGTCAGCATGTCAGACGAGACTTGGGATCTGGCGACCAGGCTCAATCTCAACACGGCCTTCGTCAGTGCGCGCGAAACGCTGCCGCATTTGATCGAGAGCAAAGGTAATATCGTCGTGATTGCCTCGATCGCGGGGCTTTTTGCCGGTCCGGATGCCGCAGGCTACGTCACCATGAAACATGCTTGTATCGGCCTGGCGAAGTCGCTGGCTCGGGACTACGGCCGCCTCGGCGTGAGGACCAATACCGTTTGCCCCGGCTGGGTGACGACGGCGATGGCCGACGAGCAGATGGAATTCATCATGGAAAAATTCAAGCTGAAGAGCATCGAGGACGCTTATGCCCTTGTGACGAAGGACGTGCCGCTCGGCTGTCCCGCAACGCCTGAAGATGTCGCCAATGCAGTCTGCTTCCTGGCCTCGGCGGAAGCCGCAATGGTCAACGGCGCCATCCTGACCGTCGACGGCGGAGCCGGAACTGTCGATCTGCCCACGCTCGCATTCACCTGAGGAGGAGACTATAATGAACCAGAATCCGAAAGACTGGAAAACCTACGATCAGTTCGCATACGGGATCGACGCAAACCGTCTGCCGGCGACGAATGCCCTTTCCGGCTCATCCCACACGATCGTCTTTGACGATGGTCGCAAGCTTCAACTCACCTTCCACGAAGACAATGTGCAATGGTCGGACGGCGATGACAGCGCAACCGACACGGTCGAAGTCATCGAGGTCGCGCCCGACACCTTCTTCGTCGAAGTCATTTTCGCGGGGCGACCCAAAGAAGCCGAGACCTTGATCCTGAACGTTTCCAGCCGCCGCGTTCTCTCGATCTATTCGATTGTTCGCGAAAAGGAGCAATCCGTCGGAGAGCCGCAGGTGGCGCAGATTTTCCGACCCGGTATTCTCGAAGGGGGCGCAGTCAGCGGACCGGTGCCTGCCGAAAGCCGGGATCTGATCGGGCTAAGGGCGCATTTCACCTATAGCCCGAACCACGTCTACGAACATACCTATCTCTCGTCGCAACGCTATGCATGGCAATGCCTTGTCGGCGTGCAACGCGGGCACGGTGACGTCGACCTGACGACCACCTACAAGTTCGACGATGATCAGTACATCTTCACCTTCCGCGAATTCAAGATCGCTGTCGCCTCGACATTCTTCTACAATTTCAAGGATATGCGTTCGACAGGCAAATTCCTTGGCATCACTGGTGATGGCCATATCCAGAACAGCCCGGCCGGCGCCTTCATCCGCAAGGCGTCGATGACCTACTATCTCCCCGGGCAGGAACCAGTTTGAGGCAGAACGATGCGCACAGCCTATGAAATCGTGAAGGCACACTACGACGCCAACGCGCGCCGGGATATGGACGGCATGCTTGCCGACATCGCCGCCGATTGCCGATGGACGGAAATGGATGGCTTTCCCTGTGCCGGCACCTATGTCGGCCCGCAAGAGGTTTTCAAAAACGTTTTCTTCGTACTCGGAGAAGCCTTCGACGGCTACACGTTCGCCCTGGAACGGCTGCTGGATGCAGGCAGCGACGTGATCGGAATCGGTGATTATGCCGGGACTTACAGACAGACCGGCAAGTCCTTCAAGGCGCGTGTCGTTCACGTCTGGAGCGTCGCAGACGGCAAGATCCGGCGCTTCGAACAATTCACCGACACGTTGCGTGTAGCGGACGCAATGCGATAAACGCGTGGCGGCCTCGCGAATTCACGCCGGGCCGCCCTTTCTCCAATCGGAGGGCGAAAGCGCATAGCGGCCACGAAACGCCCGGGAGAAATGCGCGCTCGAAGAAAACCCAAGCGCAAAGGCAATCTCCGATATTTCGCCCGGGCGGCATGCAGCGTCCCGTAGTCGGGACGCGGCTCTTTCCAGCCGCAGGCTCCAGATATAGTCGGCCGGCGTCGTGCCATCGGCCTCAAATGCACGATAGACGTAGCGAATGGAACAACCCATACGGCGCGCGATCATGCCGACATCGAGATCGGGCTGCGAGATGTGGTCCGAGACAAAGTCCTTCACACGCCGTCGCAGCAGGTCAAGGGAATGGGCGCTTGATCGTTCCCGCTGCGGATCGACGCCGATCATGGTGCGAACGAGCTCGATCATCGTCTGGCCGAGGCTGGCACGCGCCGTGTCATCCAACCTGCCGCTCTCCCGGATTGTCGAATCCATCAGCGAAAGCAGGATGCGCTGCATCCCCGCATGTTCAGGCATGGCGACAAACGGCTCCATCAGCCGGTTGACCGCTTGAACTGGAAGCGCGCGACGCGGCAATTGCAGGAGAAGCAGGCGGACAGCCGTTCTGTTGGTCAGCACATAGGGACGGCTTG contains the following coding sequences:
- a CDS encoding NADP-dependent oxidoreductase, encoding MKAVRFHEFGGPEVLRYEEAPRPALTAGEVLVRVHAIGLNPPDWYLREGYKMLPQEWQPKVSFPVVPGTDISGVVHAIAEDVGKFSIGDEVYSMVRFPSGLAGESRGYAEYVSVPASELARKPSGIDHVSAAAAPMSLLTAWQFLIELGHNEPNPLQPNRHEPVPLAGKTVMVNGAAGGVGHLAVQLAKWKGAHVIAVASGKNETLLRDLGADEIIDYGKQAPEGVVRDLDLVIDAVGGPETERFLRTLKRGGSLFPIFPLGFAGADEAAARGMTVSTTQVRSNGAQLEQIGRLLDDGTIRTVIDSTYPLPEARQAHEKAAKGHIQGKIVLTVE
- a CDS encoding LysR family transcriptional regulator is translated as MKEQIALERLTGLIAFARAGSMGSYTAAAHSLAISPSAVSKSIQRLEQRLGVSLFTRTTRSLTLTPEGRELHDRALKLLQDAEAIEQTAMAARSEPSGTLRVAASLLIGVHVIAPALPAFRALYPKVSVDLRLSDQYLDMIEQGIDVAVRIGDPADSRLLSRRLAPYRLCAFASPAYLAARGIPTHPEELEGHETVSLRYQSTGQTFRWPFKIGDRTIEILPRSKLIVDASDALVEMLAAGGGIGVAATFVTAPHVARGDLVPVLSEFAVERHNITALWPESRKTNPAVRAFIARLQDVFRERMNAASTP
- a CDS encoding PAS domain-containing protein; this translates as MKSPINFPAERLQQILNSAIDTGIITLDAEGNITSWSKGAERLLGWSQEEMLGKTLI
- a CDS encoding sensor histidine kinase; translated protein: MNIVTPESELDWVLVLAPFRKDAEYIAASLHEQAVEVKAVKADEDLVQHLSLSPGIIVITHEALSSEVVDKIAEHLAEQAGWSEVPIFVLLERSAPVARIRTRLQASWPDARLLFHTRPIAPLEFVNAIQSNMLVRLRQRQVRDSIERERELRLELNHRVKNILASVSSIFRMTRRGAASIDDLADDFTSRLQALSNVHTAVFEAGGEEVSLYDVVGLTVSPYNGDGMSRINVSGPEITVSREAGTTIALCLHELITNAIKYGALSEPDGTVEIVWTIAEAGGPNLYLNWIEAGGPPVREPTRQGYGTRYVRSALGSLFGSLPDISFAPDGFQCSVSGPLSRVTPQNHGTAD
- a CDS encoding SDR family NAD(P)-dependent oxidoreductase, giving the protein MRFKNKTALITGGGTGIGAAVARRIRLEGGNVTLVGRRPDPLHAVAEEIGATVVVADAADGASMKSAALAVAAQFGSLDILVANAGGHGVGPTVSMSDETWDLATRLNLNTAFVSARETLPHLIESKGNIVVIASIAGLFAGPDAAGYVTMKHACIGLAKSLARDYGRLGVRTNTVCPGWVTTAMADEQMEFIMEKFKLKSIEDAYALVTKDVPLGCPATPEDVANAVCFLASAEAAMVNGAILTVDGGAGTVDLPTLAFT
- a CDS encoding MoaF C-terminal domain-containing protein, whose protein sequence is MNQNPKDWKTYDQFAYGIDANRLPATNALSGSSHTIVFDDGRKLQLTFHEDNVQWSDGDDSATDTVEVIEVAPDTFFVEVIFAGRPKEAETLILNVSSRRVLSIYSIVREKEQSVGEPQVAQIFRPGILEGGAVSGPVPAESRDLIGLRAHFTYSPNHVYEHTYLSSQRYAWQCLVGVQRGHGDVDLTTTYKFDDDQYIFTFREFKIAVASTFFYNFKDMRSTGKFLGITGDGHIQNSPAGAFIRKASMTYYLPGQEPV
- a CDS encoding nuclear transport factor 2 family protein, producing the protein MRTAYEIVKAHYDANARRDMDGMLADIAADCRWTEMDGFPCAGTYVGPQEVFKNVFFVLGEAFDGYTFALERLLDAGSDVIGIGDYAGTYRQTGKSFKARVVHVWSVADGKIRRFEQFTDTLRVADAMR
- a CDS encoding helix-turn-helix domain-containing protein codes for the protein MEPVFSSVKVAGGRDFPSVARSLFGNVRLDFQSGDEDQSRLLSAMLGTCRLTLLEADTHTVFGERVTLSSDSPDAIKLVFQTHGFSSLNQNGRSVPVGAGASIMYDPSRPYVLTNRTAVRLLLLQLPRRALPVQAVNRLMEPFVAMPEHAGMQRILLSLMDSTIRESGRLDDTARASLGQTMIELVRTMIGVDPQRERSSAHSLDLLRRRVKDFVSDHISQPDLDVGMIARRMGCSIRYVYRAFEADGTTPADYIWSLRLERAASRLRDAACRPGEISEIAFALGFSSSAHFSRAFRGRYALSPSDWRKGGPA